A genomic region of Botrytis cinerea B05.10 chromosome 9, complete sequence contains the following coding sequences:
- the Bcoma1 gene encoding Bcoma1 has translation MISRSILRSVSLRNAIAHSPNTPPLLQPLSATQYKLPRWSHPSTNPIHSRGYQGRRQRYYRFDPDEARNARPLFSEQHIKNFTKHPALHSFIALLAGGGVLVYASNIEDVPVSGRRRFNIYSHQDMEAEGQMMYEQILRQYHNHILPDWDKRTQMVQRVMSRLIPASGLDNVDWEVNVIQSQEMNAFVIPGGKVFVFTGILPIAKTDDGLATILGHEIAHNIANHSGETMSKSAVFYMPLRILFRFLDATGYTGGLGQILGALALEFGMNLPASRNQETEADHIGLMIMAKSCYNPHAAVGVWERMQAAEKNAPPEWFSTHPSNSNRITQMQEWMSKAEAARDESGCAPTMNNFNSFQNAYGGLWS, from the exons ATGATATCCAGATCTATCTTGCGAAGTGTATCGCTTCGCAATGCCATCGCACATTCTCCCAATACTCCCCCTCTCCTACAGCCGTTGTCTGCTACCCAATATAAGTTGCCAAGATGGTCACATCCATCgacaaatccaatccattcgCGAGGCTACCAAGGGCGCAGGCAGAGATACTACAGATTTGATCCTGATGAAGCTCGAAATGCGCGCCCTCTCTTTTCCGAGCaacatatcaaaaacttcacCAAACATCCTGCTTTACACTCATTCATAGCCCTATTAGCTGGCGGTGGTGTATTGGTTTATGCTAGCAATATCGAGGATGTGCCGGTTTCAGGAAGGAGACGGTTCAACATATACAGTCATCAGGATATGGAAGCAGAAGGGCAGATGATGTATGAACAAATATTGCGGCAGTATCACAACCATATTCTTCCCGACTGGGATAAGAGGACCCAGATGGTGCAGAGAGTTATGAGTCGACTAATACCTGCGAGTGGCCTCGACAACGTAGATTGGGAAGTAAATGTGATACAGTCTCAAG AAATGAATGCCTTTGTCATACCTGGAGGCAAAGTGTTTGTCTTTACAGGAATATTGCCGATTGCTAAAACAGATGACGGCCTTGCTACA ATTCTTGGTCATGAAATTGCACATAATATCGCAAATCATTCGGGAGAAACAATGAGTAAAAGCGCCGTCTTTTATATGCCGCTGCGTATATTGTTTCGATTCCTGGACGCCACTGGATATACTGGAGGTCTAGGTCAAATATTGGGAGCACTCGCACTTGAGTTTGGCATGAATTTACCGGCATCAAGAAACCAGGAAACAGAAGCTGATCATATTGGACTGATGATCATGGCAAAGAGCTGTTATAATCCCCACGCGGCAGTAGGCGTGTGGGAGAGGATGCAGGCCGCAGAGAAGAATGCTCCACCCGAGTGGTTTTCAACTCATCCATCG AATAGCAATCGAATAACGCAAATGCAAGAATGGATGTCCAAAGCGGAGGCCGCGAGAGATGAGAGTGGATGTGCGCCCACTATGAATAATTTCAACAGCTTTCAAAATGCATATGGCGGACTTTGGTCATGA
- the Bcups1 gene encoding Bcups1, whose product MVKFYESSYSYDYSFPAVTLAYFLRYPNPHSTHVLSTDVISRTVCPETGRLRTLRIHRKSTRLPSAVLKLLPKSVLGNVRSDRSESYILETSEVDIKEGWMKTESRNLDWTGILSVVEKQDFHKAADKEVREEEFIQGSGMTGVKTQVMFRSRLGDRLRAMRKGEEGEEEKKGWLANWSTKGVQRSIEAIASRKTENQLGKSKEGMMVVLERMRNGGLVGVLDGMRRDRELMFAGVERKF is encoded by the coding sequence ATGGTCAAATTCTACGAATCCTCCTACTCTTACGACTACTCCTTCCCCGCCGTTACACTTGCCTACTTCCTCCGTTATCCAAATCCGCATAGTACACATGTGCTCTCCACCGATGTGATATCGCGCACTGTGTGTCCCGAGACAGGTCGCCTGCGTACCTTGCGCATCCATCGCAAATCCACTCGTCTACCATCCGCAGTCCTCAAGCTCTTGCCTAAAAGCGTGCTGGGCAATGTGAGGAGCGATAGAAGCGAATCGTATATTCTAGAGACTTCGGAAGTGGATATCAaagaaggatggatgaagaCAGAGAGTAGAAACCTGGATTGGACGGGTATTTTGAGTGTAGTGGAAAAACAAGATTTTCACAAAGCAGCAGATAAGGAAGTGCGCGAGGAAGAATTTATTCAAGGTTCGGGAATGACGGGTGTGAAGACGCAGGTCATGTTTCGCAGTCGACTTGGTGATCGGTTGAGGGCGATGAGGAAgggggaagaaggagaagaagagaagaagggatGGTTGGCGAATTGGAGTACCAAGGGAGTGCAAAGAAGTATCGAGGCCATTGCTAGTAGGAAGACAGAAAATCAATTGGGAAAGAGTAAGGAGGGAATGATGGTTGTGTTGGAGAGGATGCGAAATGGTGGGCTAGTGGGGGTGTTGGACGGGATGAGGCGGGATAGGGAATTGATGTTTGCGGGCGTGGAGCGAAAATTTTGA
- the Bcwrs1 gene encoding Bcwrs1: MTGAEPTLAASLATDAPTGKQTVDPYNVAGEIGADGIAKAINYLTLIDEFGTKKIEEADLKRFEEVTGHKPHRFMRRGIVFSHRDLHLMLDRHERGEPFFMYTGRGPSSDSMHIGHTVPFEFTKWLQDVFDVPLIIMLTDDEKYIFSEKRTIEEVQSYTTSNAKDIIAVGFDPKKTFIFSDYEYMGGPFYKNVTRISKHVTLNVARAVFGFNESSCIGKIHFGAVQGATSFANSFPHIFGTDESKTTQIPSLIPCAIDQDPYFRMTRDVAARLHYAKPALIHARFLDALQGPGSKMSASVDTSAIFMYDEPNKIKNKINKYAFSGGQVSEQEQREKGGDTEKDVSYQYLTFFLEDDEELESIRKAYRSGEMLTGELKARCIQELQKYVKSFQERRAKITDEVVADFFARKELVWGGNPNAKKVAPAAGEEAASGEGVEGSGDGTGKLTKNQEKKLAKMKAIEEKKKAAKAASGA, from the exons ATGACAGGCGCAGAACCCACTCTCGCTGCCAGTTTGGCAACCGATGCTCCTACCGGTAAGCAAACCGTCGATCCATACAATGTTGCTGGAGAAATTGGCGCAGATGGAATCGCAAAAGCTATCAATTATTTGACTCTGATCGATGAGTTTGGAACCAAGAAAATTGAGGAGGCagatttgaagagatttgagGAGGTCACTGGGCACAAACCTCATAGATTCatgagaagaggaattgTCTTCAGTCATCGTGATTTGCATCTTATGCTGGATCGCCATGAGAGGGGGGAACCATTCTTCATGTATACGGGACGAGGACCAAGTAGTGATAGTATGCATATTGGACATACTGTTCCTTTTGAATTCACAAA ATGGTTACAAGATGTATTCGATGTTCCATTGATCATCATGCTTACAGATGATGAGAAATATATCTTCTCCGAGAAACGTACAATTGAGGAAGTTCAAAGTTATACCACTAGTAATGCGAAAGATATCATTGCTGTTGGATTCGACCCCAAGAAGACATTCATCTTTAGCGATTATGAATACATGGGGGGGCCATTTTACAAGAATGTTACACGAATCTCTAAGCACGTTACATTGAACGTTGCACGAGCCGTCTTTGGCTTCAATGAAAG TTCCTGCATAGGCAAAATCCACTTCGGAGCTGTTCAAGGCGCAACCTCCTTCGCTAACTCCTTCCCACACATCTTCGGCACTGATGAATCTAAAACTACTCAAATCCCCTCGTTAATTCCTTGCGCCATCGATCAAGATCCTTATTTCCGCATGACCCGCGATGTAGCCGCTCGTCTTCATTACGCAAAACCCGCACTTATCCACGCTCGATTCCTCGACGCCCTTCAAGGTCCAGGTTCCAAAATGAGCGCTTCGGTCGATACCTCCGCAATCTTTATGTACGATGAACCGAACAAgatcaagaacaaaatcaacaaatatGCATTCAGCGGTGGACAAGTTAGTGAGCAAGaacaaagagagaaaggaggcGATACAGAAAAAGATGtttcatatcaatatttgacATTTTTCTtagaagatgacgaggaaTTAGAAAGTATCAGGAAAGCATATAGATCTGGAGAAATGCTCACAGGAGAATTAAAAGCAAGATGTATCCAAGAACTACAAAAATATGTCAAGTCATTCcaggagagaagagcaaaAATCACAGACGAGGTTGTGGCAGACTTTTTCGCTAGAAAGGAGTTGGTTTGGGGTGGAAACCCAAATGCTAAGAAGGTTGCTCCTGCTGCTGGAGAGGAAGCTGCAAGCGGAGAAGGTGTTGAGGGAAGTGGAGATGGTACGGGAAAATTGACGAAGAAccaggagaagaaattggcgaagatgaaggcaattgaggagaaaaagaaggctGCTAAGGCTGCTAGTGGAGCTTAA
- the Bmp3 gene encoding Bmp3, with translation MADLQGRKVFKVFNQDFIVDERYTVTKELGQGAYGIVCAATNSQTQEGVAIKKVTNVFSKKILAKRALREIKLLQHFRGHRNITCLYDMDIPRPDNFNETYLYEELMECDLAAIVRSGQPLTDAHFQSFIYQILCGLKYIHSANVLHRDLKPGNLLVNADCELKICDFGLARGFSVDPEENAGYMTEYVATRWYRAPEIMLSFQSYTKAIDVWSVGCILAELLGGRPFFKGRDYVDQLNQILHILGTPNEETLSRIGSPRAQEYVRNLPYMAKRPFPTLFPNANPDALDLLDHMLAFDPSSRIDVETALEHPYLHIWHDASDEPGCPTTFNFDFEVVEDVGEIRKLILEEVHRFRQHVRVQPGQQGQSNGPQVPIPQEQASWRAEDPRPQEAYGQGPNDLEQDLQGGLDAMRS, from the exons ATGGCAGACCTGCAAGGAAGAAAGGTCTTCAAGGTCTTCAACCAAGACTTTATCGTCGACGAGAGATACACAGTCACCAAGGAGCTTGGTCAAGGAGCTTACGGTATTGTTTG TGCTGCTACGAATTCTCAAACACAGGAAGGTGTCGCAATTAAGAAAGTTACAAATGTCTTCAGCAAGAAGATTTTGGCAAAGCGTGCGCTGCGTGAGATAAAGTTGCTACAACATTTCAGAGGTCATCGTAAC ATTACCTGCCTTTATGATATGGATATTCCTCGACCAGATAACTTTAATGAAACATATCTCTATGAAG AGCTCATGGAGTGTGATCTCGCTGCTATCGTACGATCCGGTCAACCCCTCACTGATGCACAtttccaatctttcatttaCCAAATCCTTTGCGGTctaaaatatattcattccgCGAATGTTCTCCATCGTGATTTGAAGCCCGGTAATTTGCTGGTCAATGCCGACTGCGAGTTGAAGATCTGTGATTTCGGTCTTGCTAGAGGTTTCTCTGTCGACCCCGAAGAGAATGCAGGATACATGACCGAATACGTTGCTACAAGATGGTATCGTGCCCCTGAAATTATGTTGAGCTTCCAGAGCTATACAAAAGCTA TCGACGTATGGTCAGTAGGATGTATTCTCGCAGAATTGCTAGGCGGTCGTCCTTTCTTCAAAGGTAGAGATTATGTTGATCAACTCAACCAAATTTTACATATCCTTGGTACACCAAATGAAGAAACCCTTTCAAGAATTGGATCGCCACGAGCACAGGAATATGTTCGAAACCTCCCATATATGGCGAAGCGACCTTTCCCAACTTTATTCCCCAACGCCAACCCCGACGCCCTTGACCTTCTTGATCATATGTTAGCCTTTGATCCATCTTCCCGTATCGATGTCGAAACTGCCCTCGAACACCCATACCTTCACATTTGGCACGACGCCTCTGATGAGCCTGGATGCCCAACAACATTTAACTTCgattttgaagttgtggaAGATGTAGGCGAGATCAGAAAGTTGATTTTGGAAGAGGTTCACAGATTCAGACAACATGTCCGTGTTCAACCTGGTCAACAAGGCCAGAGCAACGGCCCTCAAGTACCTATACCACAAGAACAAGCAAGCTGGCGTGCCGAGGATCCAAGGCCACAAGAAGCTTATGGACAAGGGCCAAATGATCTTGAACAAGATTTACAAGGTGGTTTGGATGCTATGCGATCGTAG